The Alkalihalophilus pseudofirmus nucleotide sequence TGATCCTTTTTATCATTAGCTTCCTACCTAAAAAGAAAGGATTTACTACTCTATGAGAAACAAAAAGACTGAAACAGATACTGGGATGTTAGAACATGCATTAAACGAAGGGGAGCTGAAAGAAGAGAGCATTATAACCTTATTTAAAGGTAGTGCAGATATCGTCTTTGTCCCGACAGACACACATGAATCTGTGCTTGCGTTCTATTGTGAAGGCATGACCGATACCTCTCAATATAATGAGTACTTTAACGATCTGCTTACTTATATACTTGATGATTGTCCAACGAGCGACAAAGGCTCTCTCCCTCCTATTCGTAAAATTATGTCTATAAGTGAGATGAGGAAAAGTGTATTTTCAGGTTTTTTACTCTTTTATAAACAAGGAGACTCCTGGTTTTTTTCAGTTGATATTTCTAAGCTGCCGCAACGAACTCCGGAGGAATCAAAAACTGAAATTTCATTAAAAGGACCACGAGACGGATTCACTGAAGAGCTTCCAGTTAATATATCACTTATTCGAAAAAGGCTAAAAACCGAAACTCTCTATAATGAGACATTTGAACTTGGTTCGTTAAGTCACACTAAAGTTTCCTTGCTCTACTTACAAGGAAAAGCAAATACTAAGGCTCTTGATGAAATACGCAGCCGTTTAGAAAAGCTTGAAACGGAGAGTGTTACGAGCAGCGGACAGTTAGAGCAATGGCTTTCTGATCGTACGTTTTCTCTTTTTCCTCATTTTGATTATATTACGAGACCAGATTTTGCAATTGAATGCATGCTGCGCGGACGATTCGTTCTCGTAGTAGACGGTAACCCAAGTGTGTTGATTGGACCAACAAACTTATTTGTGTTGTTAAAGTCCCCGGAAGATGTCCATTTCCCTTATTTTATAGTAGCATTTCAACGCTTACTGCGAATAATTGGCTTACTAGCGGCGATTTTTCTGCCTGCGATCTATATAGCAATAACGAATGTAAATGTAGATCAACTTCCCTTTGCTTTGCTCGCAACAATTGTCGTATCCAGAGAAGGGCTCCCCTTGTCACTGCCGATTGAAGCCTTACTCATACTGATATTGTTTGAACTCCTCAGGGAAGCTGGGATTCGAATGCCGACTGCGGTCGGGCAAACGATTTCCATTGTAGGCGGATTAATTATTGGAGATGCGGCCATTCGTGCTGGCCTAACCTCTCCTACCCTGCTTGTTGTAATTGCTGTATCAGCGGTTGCAACTTACACACTTGTCAATCAATCCTTAACAGGAACTGTGACAATCTTACGTATCTATTCCTTATTGTTTGCTACTTACTTTGGTGTGTATGGATTGGTCCTTAGCTTTTTGAGTATCCTCATGTACCTTAGTCAACTAGAATCATTTAAATTGTCCTACCTTGAGCCCGTAGTATCTCTTGATTATAAAGGGTTTTTAGCCGCCTTTTTAATTAACCCGTTTAATCGAAAGAGATTTACTGCGTCTATGCTATCTAAAAGGAGGAAGTAAGCTATGTGTAAAGAGTTTGGTAAATGGATTTTTATACTTCTAATTATAGCAATCCTTCTTTCAGGCTGTAGATCGGATATGAAAGAAATTCAAAATTTGAATTATGCGACTGCAATTGGAGTCGATTATAAGGATGATAAATATTTTATTTATATTCAATTAATAGGTCTCACTTCTGTTGCTAGAACAGAGGGTGAAGCTGGAAGTCCTCAAACATTTGTATCAACGGCAGAGGGAGAAACATTTATTGATGCTTTTTTTGAAGTATATCAAACTGGTCAAGAAATGTTTATTTGGTCGCACATAACCTCTATTGTGTTAAGTGAGTCTGTATTAAATGAGGGGATTGGGAATGTATTTGATGGGTTAACTCGGTACTATGAATTTAGATTGACACCTTGGGTATTTGGCACTAAAGAGCCGATAGATAAGGTTCTATCTACTCAAGGATTTTTTGATCAGTCTGTATTAGAAACGACTCTTCATAATCCTGAAAGTACACACAGACAAAGTTCAATAATAAGACCTATTAAATTGCAGGAGTTAGCAAGGGATATTTATGAACCGGCAATGACCACTTATATACCTTATCTATCCATTTCTGAAGAGGAATGGATAAATAATATGGAACCAGAATCGAAATTAAAGTTAGAAGGTGCTTTCTTTTTAAGTGGTGACACATATAAAGGTTCTTATTCGCTTGAAGAGTTGAACGGGCTGCGTTGGATTGCCCCAGAGACTAAGCGAGCGGCGATTTTAGTACCTGGTAAAAAAAGACCAGATTTCTTGGCGGTTATCGATCAATTGAATGTTGACATAGCCTTAAAAGACCCGTCTCAAAAATCCTTTACGGCAACTTTTAATTTGGATGGACAAATTGGAAACCAGATAAATGGAAATAATAAACTCTTTAATATGAAGAAAGACACTAGCGAGAGTATTCAAAAGGAAATACGTGATTTGTATCTTCTAGGGGTTCAAGATCAGGTGGATTTCTTTAATTTAGAACATTTGCTTTATAGAAATCATAATACGCTGTGGAAGCAATCCAGAGAAAAACTGGTATTAGATGAAACAGCTTTAGAAGATATCGAAGTGAAGGTTAATCTCTACCATACGGGAGCATTTAAAAATAAAATTGTAGAAGAGGCTGACTAGAAAAAAGACCCTGCCAGCTATACAGGGTCTCTTCTCACTATACTTTACGTAAGCGATACACATGTCTTGTTTCGACTAGGTCGTCAGCATGCTCCTTATACGCTTTATAGTGATCAGATACGATATGAGATTGTACTGCCTCTTCACTTTCCCATACCTCATAGAAGGTAAATGTGCCTGGATCATCGAGGGATTGATGAAGGTCATATGTGATACATCCCTCTTCCTTACGTGAAGGGGAGACCATTTGCTGTAATACTTTATTTAAATTATCTTTCATTCCTGGCTTAGAAGTTAGGACAGCCATAATGACAATAGGATCCATACTTAACCACTCCCACTCGTTTTTGGTGTATGACATCAATGTACCCTTTATGCCCCGCTTCTAAAACTCGTAGGAGTGCAATTCTCCATTAATTTAAACTTTGCATTAAAATACGTCTGGTGTGAATAACCGGTAAGACTTGAGATCTCTTCTAAGGGGAGGTCAGTCTCAAGCAACATCCGTTTCGCTTCTCTAATTCGAATTTCATGCAGTGTATCTCTAAATGTCTTACCACATTCAGCTTTAAACTTGCGGCTCAGCGTGCTCTTATTCATACGGAGAGCCTCTGCACATTGCTCAAGGCTCCACTGTGGATCCCAGTAATTTGATTCCATTAACTCCCTAGCTTTTTCAATAAAAGTGCGCCGGCTATCTGTGATTTCATGACTTTCTTCAAGAAGCTCAGTTGTAAAGGTAAGCAGCTGCTGAACAATCTGATAGACGACTGGCTGGTGAATGATGTCTTGAAACACTCTGTGATAAAAAGATTCTATCGGTCCCGATGCAATCTGATAGGACTTCATATGCCGCCTGATTTGTGCTAAGACACTGGTTAAACGAATTCGAATAATCTCAGGGTCAGGGTATGGCTGTTTAAACGTTAAAAACTCTTTCCAAAGCCATTCACGAATAGATGCTAGATCCCGTTTTTCAAGCATTTCAATCCATTGTCTCTGCTCAAGAGGTGTTAAAAAAGGATCTAATTCTTGGGCTGTATTCGTAGATGTATCGTCGATAATAATATCATAGCCTTCATAAAAGATACGGCTCGAAAGCTCAACTGATTGTTGATACATCTGTTTAATCGAGCTGTTTTTATCGCTGGATTTTACAACAATCGCAAGTGGTTCATCCATCTTCTTCTTCCAATCAGTCAAAAAAGCTCGATACTCTTCTTGTGTATGTATTCGCTCCCCGCTCTCTTGCACGCACAAAATAAGATTAGACAACGCAAACACATAGGGCTGCCCTGTAAACGAGAATCGCTTAACGGCCTCATGCACGAGTGTTAGATTATTTGGATCTGGGGTTAAAAAGGCAGCCATTGTTATATATTGGTCCGGGATGTGCTCTTGCATGAATAGATCGGGGTAATCAATGCCCTTATCAGCTTTATAGTCAATTATGTTTCCTGCATCTTCCTGGTTTCTTACGTAGAAACGTATCTGCTGAAGGTGCTTCATTAAGTCTTCTGGTGCAAAAGGCCGGAATAATATATCCTCTGCACGAAATTGCAGTGCTCTATATGCAATTTGAAACATGCGTTCAGATGATAGAAAAAGCCAGCGTACGTTTCTTAAGCTCATAAGACGATCAAAATATTCTCCCTCTTCCCGGTAGCGGTCCATATCTAAGATAACCAGATCTACTCTTTCAGTTTCTATTCTCTCTTTTACGTCTTGAACTTTTTTCAGCAAGGTAAGGGTTACTCCGGTAAAGTGACTCTCAATCATCCACCGAATTCCTTGGGCTTCTAGTTCGTCTTTGGCTACTAAATAAACGTGCATCGTATACACCTTCTAACTATATAAGAGGCTGGTTTAACTTATGGGAATCTGAACATTACAGAATTGAAAAGTTTGTAAACATGGTAGGTAGTTGAAGTCCGCCGCTCCTGAAATATGCTTCGCTTTCCGCGGTGAGCTGCTGAGCTTCCTCGGGCTTTAGCCCTGTGGGATCTCAGCCCTGCTCTAGGCACCGCTGGAGTCTACGCATATTTCATCCGCTGAGTTATTGCTTTTCCCCGAATCGAGTAGATTGATGTAGTTCATAGGCTCAGTTCTATTCACTAAGTGCTACTTATATTAAGGGAGCACTTTACAACATTCTCGTTCTGTTGATTGCGGCGGAAATCAACAACTTTAGGGGACTTTTTCGTGACGTACTGTAGCTCCCACAGTATGTTTCATACACTAGATAAGGCTTTCATTCGTTTTCTGAATCAAAAACTCTAATTATGTAAGACCCGCAGTTCATGCGGGTCCTGTTGATATTTACAAAATCATCGCCGCTGCAAGACCAAATAGAAACAGCGGTATATTAAAGTGGATAAATGTCGGAACACATGTATCCCAAATATGATTATGTCTGCCGTCTGCATTCAGTCCTGCAGTTGGTCCGAGTGTACTGTCTGATGCAGGAGAGCCGGCATCGCCAATTGCCCCTGCTGTTCCGATTAAAGCAGCAGTTGCTAGCGGAGAGAAACCTAAAGCCAGGCAAAGCGGAACGAATAATGCGGCTAGGATTGGTATGGTTCCAAAAGAAGATCCAATCCCCATTGTGATGAACATCCCAACAAATAGCATTAGGATGGCAGCAAGCAGCAAGCTGTTACCGAGGTAAGCTGACGATGTTTCTACTAACGACTCCACTGCCCCAGTTTCTTTTAAAATGGTCGCATAACCTGAAGCAATCAGCATAACAAAAGCGATCATTCCCATCATCTTAATTCCGTCATTAACAAACTGATCTCCGTATTTGAAAGGCACTACTCTAAAAGCAAACATCAATACAATACCGGTTAATGCCCCTAAGATTAAGGATTCAAACGTCAGCTGTACAACTAATGTTGCCATGATCGCAATCAGTGTAAATAGATGCTTCGTTGTAAATGATACATTTTCCTGCTCATATGCCGCGGCAATTTCAGAATCAGTCTCTGTATTAGGAGTGATGACTCGATCTTTTTTGTATGTAACGAAAATGGCAATGAGCAACCCTGCTACCATTCCAAGTCCAGGTAACAGCATAGCGAGCGGAATCTGGCTTGTGGCAATCTCCATTCCGTTTGCTTGCATTTCTCCTGATATAATCCCATGAAAGATCAGACCGTAACCTGCTGGAATCATCACATAAGGTGCTTTTAAACCGAACGTTAAAGAGGTTGCCACCCCTCTGCGATCTAATTTCATCTTATCAAACAAATGCAAGAGCGGCGGGATAAGAATTGGAATAAACGCAATGTGAACCGGTACGACATTTTGTGAAAGAGAAGCCACTCCTGCTATAGCAAGCAACATAAAGGCTTTCTTCCCTTTTAACGAGTTGATTAATAAACGAACTAAAAAACCTGTAATGCCGGTGTGTCCAATCATGACGGCGAAGGCACCAAGTAAAATATAGCTCAAGGCGGTGCTTGCCTGACCACCCATTCCCGATATGAGCATATCTATGGATGCAACAACCCCAAGCCCTGATACGAGTCCTGCAGTGAGTGCAGCGAATAAGATCGCTAGCACTACATTCACCCTAAGTAAACTGAGTACGACCATTACGATAACTGATATAACGACTGCATTGAACAAATGTCTTGCCCCCTTTTAGTTACCTTATCTAAATCTAATGAAGCTGTACTCACCTAGAGAAATCTAGGTGAATGACACCTTATGCTTTTGTACGGCTGTGATCCTTTGAAGACTGCCCCGCAGGTAAACTAGCTCCTTTTAACCATGAAGTCACGGCTTCAATATCATTAGAAAAAATTCGATCCTTAGCTATAAATGGAGCGACCTCTCTTCCTTCTTTTAAAAATTGCTTTGTAGCTTGTGCCATTAAATCTGTGCCGCGGATCTCAGCAGCCTGCAACGCGCAAATCGTCTCAATTGCTAGGACACGGCGGGCGTTGGTGATCACTTGATGAGCATGGCGTGAACCGATCGTTCCCATGCTGACATGGTCCTCTTGATTCGCTGATGACGGGATGGAATCTACACTCGCCGGATGCGCAAGCGTCTTATTTTCAGAAACTAGTGAGGCAGCAGCATACTGCATAATCATCGCCCCTGATTGCAGGCCAGGCTCTGGACTTAAAAATGGCGGCAAATCATTTAATTGCGGATTAACCAGTCGCTCAATCCGGCGTTCTGAAATATTAGCAAGCTCAGCCATTGCAATCGCTAAGAAATCCATCGCAAACGCAATCGGCTGTCCGTGAAAATTGCCGCCTGAAAGTACTTTTTCGCCGTTATTGAAAATAAGCGGATTATCCGTTGCAGCATTCATTTCAATCTCAAGCTTTTCTTTCACATAATTTAATGCCTGCCAAGTCGCCCCGTGCACCTGCGGGATACAGCGGATCGAATAGGCATCCTGCACGCGAAGCTCGCCTTGTCTTGTTGTCAACTGGCTGTCAGCTAAGTGATCACGAATTCGTTTCGCTACATCCACTTGTTCCTTGTAGCCGCGAGCGAGATGGATGTCTTCATCAAAGGCATCAATAATTCCTCTCAACCCCTCAATTGTCATTCCAGCAATGTACTCTGATTGATAAGCAAGTTTCTCCGCTTCTAAATAAGCAACCACTCCCATTGCAGTC carries:
- a CDS encoding response regulator transcription factor; this translates as MHVYLVAKDELEAQGIRWMIESHFTGVTLTLLKKVQDVKERIETERVDLVILDMDRYREEGEYFDRLMSLRNVRWLFLSSERMFQIAYRALQFRAEDILFRPFAPEDLMKHLQQIRFYVRNQEDAGNIIDYKADKGIDYPDLFMQEHIPDQYITMAAFLTPDPNNLTLVHEAVKRFSFTGQPYVFALSNLILCVQESGERIHTQEEYRAFLTDWKKKMDEPLAIVVKSSDKNSSIKQMYQQSVELSSRIFYEGYDIIIDDTSTNTAQELDPFLTPLEQRQWIEMLEKRDLASIREWLWKEFLTFKQPYPDPEIIRIRLTSVLAQIRRHMKSYQIASGPIESFYHRVFQDIIHQPVVYQIVQQLLTFTTELLEESHEITDSRRTFIEKARELMESNYWDPQWSLEQCAEALRMNKSTLSRKFKAECGKTFRDTLHEIRIREAKRMLLETDLPLEEISSLTGYSHQTYFNAKFKLMENCTPTSFRSGA
- the hutH gene encoding histidine ammonia-lyase → MVLLNGQTLTFEEVNRVLFDEVKVGFSDESLRKVEESRKAVEKIVEEERIVYGITTGFGKFSDVYIGKEDVETLQLNLIRSHACGIGEPFSEVVSRAMLLLRANALLKGFSGVRPVVIERLLDLVNAKIHPVIPQQGSLGASGDLAPLSHLALALIGEGDVFYKGEKVPALTALTKEGLFPITLTAKEGLALINGTQAMTAMGVVAYLEAEKLAYQSEYIAGMTIEGLRGIIDAFDEDIHLARGYKEQVDVAKRIRDHLADSQLTTRQGELRVQDAYSIRCIPQVHGATWQALNYVKEKLEIEMNAATDNPLIFNNGEKVLSGGNFHGQPIAFAMDFLAIAMAELANISERRIERLVNPQLNDLPPFLSPEPGLQSGAMIMQYAAASLVSENKTLAHPASVDSIPSSANQEDHVSMGTIGSRHAHQVITNARRVLAIETICALQAAEIRGTDLMAQATKQFLKEGREVAPFIAKDRIFSNDIEAVTSWLKGASLPAGQSSKDHSRTKA
- a CDS encoding Na+/H+ antiporter family protein, which produces MVVLSLLRVNVVLAILFAALTAGLVSGLGVVASIDMLISGMGGQASTALSYILLGAFAVMIGHTGITGFLVRLLINSLKGKKAFMLLAIAGVASLSQNVVPVHIAFIPILIPPLLHLFDKMKLDRRGVATSLTFGLKAPYVMIPAGYGLIFHGIISGEMQANGMEIATSQIPLAMLLPGLGMVAGLLIAIFVTYKKDRVITPNTETDSEIAAAYEQENVSFTTKHLFTLIAIMATLVVQLTFESLILGALTGIVLMFAFRVVPFKYGDQFVNDGIKMMGMIAFVMLIASGYATILKETGAVESLVETSSAYLGNSLLLAAILMLFVGMFITMGIGSSFGTIPILAALFVPLCLALGFSPLATAALIGTAGAIGDAGSPASDSTLGPTAGLNADGRHNHIWDTCVPTFIHFNIPLFLFGLAAAMIL
- a CDS encoding putative quinol monooxygenase: MSYTKNEWEWLSMDPIVIMAVLTSKPGMKDNLNKVLQQMVSPSRKEEGCITYDLHQSLDDPGTFTFYEVWESEEAVQSHIVSDHYKAYKEHADDLVETRHVYRLRKV
- a CDS encoding Ger(x)C family spore germination protein → MCKEFGKWIFILLIIAILLSGCRSDMKEIQNLNYATAIGVDYKDDKYFIYIQLIGLTSVARTEGEAGSPQTFVSTAEGETFIDAFFEVYQTGQEMFIWSHITSIVLSESVLNEGIGNVFDGLTRYYEFRLTPWVFGTKEPIDKVLSTQGFFDQSVLETTLHNPESTHRQSSIIRPIKLQELARDIYEPAMTTYIPYLSISEEEWINNMEPESKLKLEGAFFLSGDTYKGSYSLEELNGLRWIAPETKRAAILVPGKKRPDFLAVIDQLNVDIALKDPSQKSFTATFNLDGQIGNQINGNNKLFNMKKDTSESIQKEIRDLYLLGVQDQVDFFNLEHLLYRNHNTLWKQSREKLVLDETALEDIEVKVNLYHTGAFKNKIVEEAD
- a CDS encoding spore germination protein, producing the protein MRNKKTETDTGMLEHALNEGELKEESIITLFKGSADIVFVPTDTHESVLAFYCEGMTDTSQYNEYFNDLLTYILDDCPTSDKGSLPPIRKIMSISEMRKSVFSGFLLFYKQGDSWFFSVDISKLPQRTPEESKTEISLKGPRDGFTEELPVNISLIRKRLKTETLYNETFELGSLSHTKVSLLYLQGKANTKALDEIRSRLEKLETESVTSSGQLEQWLSDRTFSLFPHFDYITRPDFAIECMLRGRFVLVVDGNPSVLIGPTNLFVLLKSPEDVHFPYFIVAFQRLLRIIGLLAAIFLPAIYIAITNVNVDQLPFALLATIVVSREGLPLSLPIEALLILILFELLREAGIRMPTAVGQTISIVGGLIIGDAAIRAGLTSPTLLVVIAVSAVATYTLVNQSLTGTVTILRIYSLLFATYFGVYGLVLSFLSILMYLSQLESFKLSYLEPVVSLDYKGFLAAFLINPFNRKRFTASMLSKRRK